A DNA window from Drosophila virilis strain 15010-1051.87 chromosome 4, Dvir_AGI_RSII-ME, whole genome shotgun sequence contains the following coding sequences:
- the LOC6629105 gene encoding lactosylceramide 4-alpha-galactosyltransferase, with amino-acid sequence MDLNCSYRCSSNLVLSLPSFSIMMFLRLKSRLSPYLINKRHLVLVIVVAVVLGYSFIILILNERKFIKNITDTSEENKRETFVSGPQHAEEPATTIIEDILLSSSKPPPGKTIFFIESSCYRSESEYNMSSIKAHQACPIESAALHNPNFQVFLLFACPTHRNKSMPIIDALLSYKNVHFRSLNLDRYAQGTPIADWLKKGDLFKSRYLMFHLSDLLRLLTLYRFGGVYLDMDVLQLQSLEDEPLNYAGAERADSIGNSVISLEPNGFGHQLGELFLQDFHVNYNGDAWAHNGPMGLVRVMSEICGTNNVTLMVNNRQRCQGFKVFDVNAFYEVPWPQWPLFFNAESSNETLARTKNSRMVHIWNHIVTKWPLKTDSKSPYMHWAAQHCPRVVAATGELFY; translated from the exons ATGGACCTTAATTGTTCATACCGATGCAGCAGTAATTTAGTCTTGTCTTTACCTTCGTTCAGCATCATGATGTTCTTGCGTCTAAAAAGTAGGCTGTCGCCCTATCTAATCAATAAACGACATCTGGTATTAGTGATCgtggttgctgttgtgttAGGTTACAGTTTCATTATCTTGATCTTGAATGAgagaaaatttattaaaaacattacGGATACGTCAGAGGAAAATAAACGAGAAACATTTGTGTCAGGACCTCAGCATGCGGAGGAACCGGCGACTACAATTATAGAGGATATTCTATTGTCCAGCTCAAAGCCTCCGCcaggaaaaacaattttttttattgagaGTAGTTGCTACCGTTCAGAATCCGAGTACAATATGAGTAGCATTAAAGCGCATCAGGCTTGTCCCATCGAATCTGCCGCTTTACATAATCCAAATTTCCAAGTATTTCTTCTGTTTGCCTGCCCCACCCACCGTAACAAATCGATGCCCATCATTGATGCCCTTCTAAGCTACAAAAATGTGCACTTTCGGTCGCTAAATCTGGATCGCTATGCCCAGGGTACGCCCATCGCGGATTGGCTTAAGAAAGGCGATCTATTTAAGTCAAg ATATCTGATGTTTCACCTTTCCGACCTACTCCGATTATTAACGTTATATCGCTTTGGCGGCGTCTACCTGGACATGGACGTCCTGCAGCTTCAGAGCTTGGAGGATGAGCCACTTAACTATGCAGGCGCCGAGAGAGCAGATAGCATTGGCAACAGTGTTATAAGTTTGGAGCCCAACGGATTTGGCCATCAGCTTGGCGAATTATTTCTGCAGGACTTTCATGTTAATTATAATGGTGATGCGTGGGCCCACAATGGACCCATGGGTTTGGTGCGCGTAATGTCAGAGATTTGTGGTACGAATAATGTAACCCTCATGGTGAATAATCGGCAACGCTGTCAGGGCTTTAAGGTGTTCGATGTTAACGCATTTTACGAGGTGCCATGGCCGCAGTGGCCACTGTTTTTCAATGCAGAGAGCTCGAATGAAACGCTGGCCCGCACCAAGAACTCGCGAATGGTGCATATATGGAATCACATAGTCACGAAATGGCCTCTTAAGACTGATTCAAAATCCCCCTATATGCATTGGGCGGCACAACATTGTCCAAGGGTCGTTGCGGCCACGGGCGAATTATTCTATTAG
- the LOC6629103 gene encoding lactosylceramide 4-alpha-galactosyltransferase — MFVRLKSGLLPYLGYKRRLFLAVLVAVAFIFSILSSTSSWRKVLTEIRDNYEKPTEKTEREQFDSEPEHAELLKINLPEEPVPIIIEDILLSSPKPPPGQTIFFIESSCYRSGSEYNMSSIKAHQACPIESAALHNPNFQVFLLFACPTHRNKSMPIIDALLSYKNVHFRSLNLDRYAQGTPIADWLKKGDLFKSRYLMFHLSDLLRLLTLYRFGGVYLDMDVLQLQSLEDEPLNYAGAERADSIGNSVISLEPNGFGHQLGELFLQDFHVNYNGDAWAHNGPMGLVRVMSEICGTNNVTLMVNNRQRCQGFKVFDVNAFYEVPWPQWPLFFNAESSNETLARTKNSRMVHIWNHIVTKWPLKTDSKSPYMHWAGQHCPRVVAATGRLFY, encoded by the exons ATGTTCGTACGACTAAAAAGTGGACTGTTGCCTTATCTGGGGTATAAACGGCGTCTGTTTTTAGCGGTTCTCGTTGCGGTTGCCTTTATTTTCAGTATATTATCGTCGACCTCAAGTTGGAGAAAAGTTCTTACAGAAATTAGGGACAATTATGAAAAGCCTACAGAGAAAACAGAACGGGAACAATTCGACTCAGAACCAGAGCATGCGGAGCtgttgaaaataaatcttcCAGAGGAACCGGTGCCTATAATTATAGAGGATATTCTATTGTCCAGCCCAAAGCCTCCGCCAggacaaacaattttctttattgAGAGCAGTTGCTACCGTTCAGGATCCGAGTACAATATGAGTAGCATTAAAGCGCATCAGGCTTGTCCCATCGAATCTGCCGCTTTACATAATCCAAATTTCCAAGTATTTCTTCTGTTTGCCTGCCCCACCCACCGTAACAAATCGATGCCCATCATTGATGCCCTTCTAAGCTACAAAAATGTGCACTTTCGGTCGCTAAATCTGGATCGCTATGCCCAGGGTACGCCCATCGCGGATTGGCTTAAGAAAGGCGATCTATTTAAGTCAAg ATATCTGATGTTTCACCTTTCCGACCTACTCCGATTATTAACGTTATATCGCTTTGGCGGCGTCTACCTGGACATGGACGTCCTGCAGCTTCAGAGCTTGGAGGATGAGCCACTTAACTATGCAGGCGCCGAGAGAGCAGATAGCATTGGCAACAGTGTTATAAGTTTGGAGCCCAACGGATTTGGCCATCAGCTTGGCGAATTATTTCTGCAGGACTTTCATGTTAATTATAATGGTGATGCGTGGGCCCACAATGGGCCCATGGGTTTAGTGCGCGTAATGTCAGAGATTTGTGGTACGAATAATGTAACCCTCATGGTGAATAATCGGCAACGCTGTCAGGGCTTTAAGGTGTTCGATGTTAACGCATTTTACGAGGTGCCATGGCCGCAGTGGCCACTGTTTTTCAATGCAGAGAGCTCGAATGAAACGCTGGCCCGCACCAAGAACTCGCGAATGGTGCATATATGGAATCACATAGTCACGAAATGGCCTCTTAAGACTGATTCAAAATCCCCCTATATGCATTGGGCGGGACAACATTGTCCAAGGGTCGTTGCGGCCACTGGAAGGCTGTTCTATTAA
- the LOC138910850 gene encoding lactosylceramide 4-alpha-galactosyltransferase-like translates to MFVRLKSGLLPYLGYKRRLFLAVLVAVAFIFSILSSTSSWRKVLTEIRDTHASTKHNYEKPTEKTEREQFDSEPEHAELLDLPEEPVPIIIEDILLSSSKPPPGRTIFFIENSCHRSYTHYKMSRIKAHQACPIESAALHNPNFQVFVLFACPTHRNKSMPIIDALLSYKNVHFRSLNLDLYAQDTPIADWVKKGDLYTSRYLIFHLSDLLRLITLYRYGGVYLDMDVLQLRSLEDEPLNFAGAERADSIGNSVISLEPNGFGHQLGELFLQDFQKNYDSDAWAHNGPMGLVRVLSEICGTKNVTLMVNNRKRCHGFRVFDINAFYEVKFDECIMFFNPENSTETLARTKNSRMVHIWNHIVRKWPLKIDSKSAYMHWAAQHCPRVVAATGELFY, encoded by the exons ATGTTCGTACGACTAAAAAGTGGACTGTTGCCTTATCTGGGGTATAAACGGCGTCTGTTTTTAGCGGTTCTCGTTGCGGTTGCCTTTATTTTCAGTATATTATCGTCGACCTCAAGTTGGAGAAAAGTTCTTACAGAAATTAGGGATACACATGCGTCTACGAAACACAATTATGAAAAGCCTACAGAGAAAACAGAACGGGAACAATTCGACTCAGAACCAGAGCATGCGGAGCTGTTGGATCTTCCAGAGGAACCGGTGCCTATAATTATAGAGGATATTCTTTTGTCCAGTTCAAAACCTCCGCCAGGACGAaccatattttttattgagaATAGCTGCCATCGTTCATATACCCATTACAAAATGAGTAGAATTAAGGCGCATCAGGCCTGTCCCATTGAATCTGCCGCTTTGCATAATCCAAATTTCCAAGTATTTGTTCTGTTTGCCTGCCCCACCCACCGTAACAAATCGATGCCCATCATTGATGCCCTTCTAAGCTACAAAAATGTGCACTTTCGGTCGCTAAATCTGGATCTCTATGCACAGGATACACCCATCGCGGATTGGGTCAAGAAAGGCGATCTATATACATCAAg ATATCTGATATTTCACCTTTCCGACCTACTCCGATTAATTACACTATATCGCTATGGCGGTGTTTACCTGGACATGGACGTCTTGCAGTTACGCAGCTTGGAGGATGAGCCACTGAACTTTGCAGGAGCTGAGAGAGCAGATAGCATTGGCAACAGTGTTATAAGTTTGGAGCCCAACGGATTTGGCCATCAGCTTGGCGAATTATTTCTGCAGGACTTTCAGAAGAATTATGATAGCGATGCGTGGGCCCATAATGGACCCATGGGCTTAGTGCGCGTTTTGTCAGAGATTTGTGGTACGAAAAATGTTACTCTCATGGTGAATAATCGGAAACGCTGTCATGGCTTTAGAGTGTTCGATATTAACGCATTTTACGAGGTGAAATTTGATGAATGCATAATGTTTTTCAATCCGGAGAACTCGACTGAAACGCTAGCCCGGACTAAGAATTCGCGAATGGTGCACATATGGAATCACATAGTCAGAAAATGGCCACTTAAGATTGATTCAAAATCCGCCTATATGCACTGGGCGGCACAACATTGTCCAAGAGTCGTTGCGGCCACTGGAGAGTTGTTCTATTAA